Proteins co-encoded in one Listeria ivanovii subsp. ivanovii genomic window:
- a CDS encoding PP2C family protein-serine/threonine phosphatase, whose translation MEKAFEGRYRDILIQYLEHQDEELLYTCEKLSREAMEERVSPEEIVHLHRSVLELYGKELPEFVRLSFDVLLEIMVGYGLAYMEHLSLRTEQKELRSEIAQAEDMQKTLMKTELPEHDELEFGVISVAARQMSSDYYSFTEEGDKKIGIALADVIGKGIPAAFSISMIKYALAGMTGDDRKPSIVLESLNQVAEENINDNMFITMFYGLYYEETHLFEYGSAGHELGLYYQHQERIFSDLYAKGLPLGVDKNAVYRQFDKKIEVGDIVFIMSDGVTETRTADGFIEREELTEIIAAHIHLSAEKMVHAIYDQLVKLQNFELHDDFTLICIKRTK comes from the coding sequence ATGGAAAAAGCCTTTGAGGGAAGATACCGTGATATTCTTATTCAATATCTAGAACATCAAGATGAAGAACTACTTTATACTTGTGAAAAGTTGTCTCGAGAGGCAATGGAGGAACGTGTTTCACCTGAAGAAATTGTCCATTTGCATCGTTCGGTATTAGAACTTTATGGAAAAGAATTACCAGAATTTGTGCGTTTATCATTTGATGTGTTATTAGAAATAATGGTCGGCTATGGCTTAGCATACATGGAACATTTAAGCCTTAGAACAGAACAAAAAGAGTTGCGTAGCGAAATCGCTCAAGCAGAAGATATGCAAAAAACATTAATGAAAACCGAACTACCAGAACATGATGAACTTGAGTTTGGTGTTATCAGTGTGGCAGCTAGACAAATGAGCAGCGACTATTATAGTTTTACGGAGGAAGGCGATAAGAAAATTGGTATCGCTCTTGCGGATGTTATTGGTAAAGGTATTCCAGCAGCATTTAGCATTTCGATGATCAAATATGCTTTAGCCGGAATGACTGGTGATGATAGGAAACCATCTATCGTACTTGAATCACTAAACCAAGTAGCAGAAGAAAACATCAATGATAACATGTTTATTACGATGTTTTATGGACTTTATTATGAAGAAACACATTTGTTTGAATACGGTTCTGCTGGACACGAACTGGGATTGTATTATCAACATCAAGAACGAATCTTTTCAGATTTATACGCAAAAGGTTTACCACTTGGTGTGGATAAAAATGCAGTGTATCGCCAATTTGACAAAAAGATTGAAGTTGGCGATATTGTTTTCATCATGTCAGATGGCGTGACTGAGACTAGAACAGCAGATGGTTTTATTGAACGAGAAGAATTAACGGAGATAATTGCTGCACACATTCATTTGTCTGCCGAAAAAATGGTGCACGCAATATATGACCAATTAGTTAAGTTGCAAAATTTTGAACTGCATGATGATTTTACACTAATTTGCATTAAACGAACAAAATGA
- the rsbV gene encoding anti sigma b factor antagonist RsbV, with translation MNISIEIKERDTKHTDIFVAGEIDAYTAPKVKEALEIYQVKEGIVLRIDLTEVSYMDSTGLGVFVGAFKSLRQRQSELVLFGLSDRIFRLFEITGLSDIIEIKNVEGEMNGNNA, from the coding sequence ATGAATATTAGTATAGAAATAAAAGAACGAGATACGAAGCACACAGACATATTTGTTGCTGGGGAGATTGATGCTTACACAGCTCCAAAGGTAAAAGAAGCGCTAGAAATTTATCAAGTAAAAGAGGGTATTGTACTTCGAATTGATTTAACAGAAGTAAGTTACATGGATAGTACTGGCTTAGGTGTATTTGTAGGAGCGTTCAAAAGCTTGCGCCAACGTCAAAGTGAACTTGTCTTATTCGGATTAAGCGATCGGATTTTCCGATTGTTTGAAATCACAGGATTGTCTGATATCATTGAAATCAAAAATGTAGAGGGTGAAATGAATGGCAACAATGCATGA
- the rsbW gene encoding anti-sigma B factor RsbW yields the protein MATMHDKITLQLPAKPEYVSLGRLSLSGIASRAGFSYEAIEDLKIAVSEAITNSVKHAFKEQDGGEITVEYLVYEDKLEVRVSDNGTSFDLESRKQEIGPYDVGEDAEMMRIGGLGLFLIETLMDDVKLYYDEGVSVVMTKYINEKQVEENAESIST from the coding sequence ATGGCAACAATGCATGACAAAATTACGTTACAACTTCCTGCCAAGCCTGAATATGTTAGTTTAGGTAGACTTTCATTATCAGGAATAGCAAGTCGCGCAGGATTTTCTTATGAGGCAATTGAAGATTTGAAAATAGCTGTGAGTGAAGCCATCACTAATTCTGTGAAACATGCATTTAAAGAACAAGATGGCGGCGAAATCACAGTAGAATATCTTGTCTATGAAGATAAACTTGAAGTTCGTGTTTCCGATAACGGAACAAGCTTTGATTTAGAAAGTCGTAAACAAGAAATTGGCCCATATGATGTGGGTGAAGATGCAGAAATGATGCGTATTGGTGGACTAGGTTTATTTTTAATCGAAACATTAATGGATGATGTGAAACTTTATTATGATGAAGGGGTTTCCGTCGTAATGACCAAATATATTAATGAAAAGCAGGTGGAGGAGAATGCCGAAAGTATCTCAACCTGA
- the sigB gene encoding RNA polymerase sigma factor SigB gives MPKVSQPDKEAREKVYIWIAAYQENGDQDAQYNLVVHYKNLVESIARKYSQGKSFHEDLVQVGNIGLLGAIRRYDATFGKSFEAFAVPTIVGEIKRFLRDKTWSVHVPRRIKELGPKIKNAVEELTRELQSSPQISDIADFIGVTEEEVLEAMEMGKSYQALSVDHSIEADSDGSTITLLDVVGGTDDGFERVNQRMLLEKVLPVLDEREQKILQYTFIENRSQKETGELLDISQMHVSRIQRQAIKKLREALQNEEVE, from the coding sequence ATGCCGAAAGTATCTCAACCTGATAAAGAAGCAAGAGAAAAAGTTTATATTTGGATTGCTGCCTATCAAGAAAACGGTGATCAAGATGCCCAGTATAACTTAGTGGTGCATTATAAAAACTTAGTAGAATCCATTGCACGTAAGTATTCTCAAGGTAAATCTTTTCACGAAGACTTGGTCCAAGTAGGGAATATTGGGTTGCTAGGTGCGATTAGACGTTATGATGCAACGTTCGGAAAAAGCTTTGAAGCATTTGCTGTGCCAACAATAGTTGGTGAGATTAAACGTTTTTTGCGCGATAAAACATGGAGTGTTCATGTACCACGACGTATAAAAGAACTTGGTCCGAAAATTAAAAATGCCGTCGAAGAGCTAACAAGAGAATTGCAAAGCTCACCCCAAATTAGCGATATTGCAGACTTCATCGGTGTAACGGAAGAAGAAGTTTTAGAAGCAATGGAAATGGGCAAAAGTTATCAAGCGCTCTCAGTAGACCATTCAATTGAAGCGGATTCTGATGGGAGCACTATTACGCTACTTGATGTAGTTGGTGGTACAGACGATGGATTTGAACGTGTAAATCAACGAATGCTTTTAGAGAAAGTTCTCCCGGTTTTAGATGAGCGAGAACAGAAAATTTTGCAATATACTTTTATTGAAAATCGCAGCCAAAAAGAAACAGGGGAGCTACTCGATATATCGCAAATGCATGTGTCTAGAATCCAACGTCAAGCAATTAAAAAACTTCGAGAGGCGTTGCAGAATGAGGAAGTGGAGTAA
- a CDS encoding PP2C family serine/threonine-protein phosphatase → MNKAVESNDLFVFQRSKALQQYCGDVYFTHEDENGFLYVLSDGLGSGLEANRAAKATIEAIKEDLHADLTHMLEKANQAVSGLRGAAIAIIKADYLTKTIYYTGMGNIRFYMIGSEDKLIFPLSGSGFLSGRKQKYRLQNFKYKPGSKFLLHSDGLVLSRVRKNLESPLCVGKLGHLIEQSILDIPTDDVTFLLGQFPN, encoded by the coding sequence ATGAACAAGGCAGTTGAATCAAATGATTTATTTGTATTTCAACGTTCTAAAGCATTACAACAATACTGCGGGGATGTTTATTTTACCCATGAAGACGAAAATGGTTTTCTATACGTTCTTTCTGATGGACTTGGTAGTGGCCTAGAAGCTAATAGAGCTGCAAAAGCGACTATTGAAGCCATAAAAGAAGACCTTCATGCTGACTTAACTCATATGCTCGAAAAAGCGAATCAAGCTGTCTCAGGGCTTCGTGGCGCTGCAATTGCAATTATCAAAGCAGACTACTTAACAAAAACGATTTATTATACCGGTATGGGCAATATTCGCTTTTATATGATTGGTTCTGAGGATAAACTTATTTTCCCGCTTTCTGGGTCTGGCTTTTTGTCAGGCAGGAAACAGAAATATCGTTTGCAAAACTTTAAATATAAACCTGGAAGTAAGTTTTTGCTCCACTCAGATGGGCTGGTTCTTTCTCGTGTTAGAAAGAATTTAGAATCACCACTTTGTGTAGGGAAGCTTGGACATCTCATCGAACAATCCATTTTAGATATACCAACTGATGATGTTACTTTCTTGCTCGGCCAATTTCCAAACTAA
- a CDS encoding SulP family inorganic anion transporter gives MKKVLLNNVKGYTWARFRKDLLAGIIVGVIALPLAMSFAIASGVKPEYGIYSSFVAGIIVSIFGGSKFQIAGPTGAFIPVLLGIVLTYGYQDLLVAGMMAGILLCLMGVFKLGTLIKFIPRPVTIGFTAGIAVTIFMGQVGNFLGLTGMKKHESFIDNMKEIWIHLDSWNFYSILIACICLLVLFLFPKIVPKIPAPLIGLVITTGIAMIFFPDALPTIGSSYGEIPSSFPPFHLPDISFENMSKLIGPAFVIAMLGGIESLLSAVVADGMTNTKHSSNRELIGQGIANIVTPMFGGIPATGAIARTATNINNGATSRVSGIIHGIFVLLTLLVLAPVAVNIPIAAMAPILMLVAWNMSERKTFQHILKLKSGDTLVLVITFLLTVFASLTVAVEVGLLLAVVLFAKQMGSAMQIVEIEPEGAEIAPHLYHKISIFTIRGPLFFGAAQIFQQNIMKAIHVKPKYLILRMGKVPIIDATAEGYFHQIEKEFSRHGGQILITGLNEKAKESLKDSGLYDRIGEEHFFLHTEDAIHYAETALNQENR, from the coding sequence TTGAAGAAAGTGTTATTGAATAATGTCAAAGGTTATACGTGGGCGAGATTTAGGAAAGACTTGCTAGCAGGGATTATCGTGGGGGTTATTGCCCTTCCACTTGCGATGTCGTTTGCAATTGCAAGTGGTGTAAAACCAGAGTACGGGATTTATTCGAGTTTTGTCGCGGGTATAATTGTCTCGATTTTTGGCGGATCTAAATTCCAAATTGCTGGACCAACTGGTGCATTTATTCCGGTCTTACTTGGAATCGTATTAACTTATGGCTATCAAGATTTACTTGTTGCTGGCATGATGGCTGGTATTTTACTTTGTTTAATGGGAGTATTTAAACTTGGCACATTAATAAAATTTATTCCACGACCTGTGACAATCGGGTTTACTGCTGGTATCGCGGTAACAATTTTTATGGGGCAGGTTGGGAATTTCCTCGGATTAACTGGAATGAAAAAACATGAATCTTTTATTGATAATATGAAAGAAATATGGATTCATTTGGATTCATGGAACTTTTATAGTATTCTCATTGCATGTATTTGTTTGCTGGTCTTATTTTTATTTCCGAAAATAGTACCAAAAATTCCAGCGCCATTAATAGGCTTAGTTATTACAACAGGAATTGCGATGATTTTCTTCCCAGATGCACTACCAACGATTGGATCTTCTTATGGTGAAATTCCTAGCAGCTTCCCACCATTTCATTTACCAGATATCAGTTTTGAAAATATGAGTAAACTGATTGGACCGGCCTTTGTAATTGCGATGCTCGGGGGGATAGAGTCATTACTTTCAGCAGTAGTTGCAGACGGGATGACAAATACGAAACATAGCAGTAATCGAGAGTTAATCGGTCAAGGAATCGCGAATATTGTCACACCGATGTTTGGTGGGATACCTGCAACAGGAGCAATTGCTCGGACAGCGACAAATATTAACAATGGCGCAACAAGTAGAGTGTCTGGTATTATTCATGGTATTTTTGTTTTACTCACATTACTTGTTCTTGCTCCAGTAGCTGTTAACATTCCGATTGCTGCGATGGCGCCAATTCTGATGCTTGTTGCATGGAATATGAGTGAACGTAAAACCTTCCAACATATTCTAAAACTAAAATCTGGGGATACATTAGTTTTGGTGATTACTTTTTTACTTACGGTGTTTGCTAGCTTAACAGTTGCTGTTGAAGTAGGCTTATTACTAGCTGTCGTTCTTTTTGCCAAACAGATGGGTAGCGCAATGCAAATTGTTGAAATCGAACCAGAAGGCGCTGAAATTGCCCCACATCTTTATCATAAAATTAGTATTTTTACAATTCGTGGACCACTTTTCTTTGGGGCAGCACAAATTTTCCAACAAAACATCATGAAAGCTATCCACGTCAAACCTAAATATTTGATTTTAAGAATGGGAAAAGTGCCAATTATCGATGCTACTGCAGAGGGGTATTTTCACCAAATTGAAAAAGAATTTTCGCGGCATGGCGGACAAATTTTAATTACAGGACTGAATGAAAAAGCAAAAGAGAGTCTCAAAGATAGCGGGCTCTATGACCGAATTGGCGAGGAGCATTTCTTTTTACATACAGAAGATGCAATTCATTATGCCGAAACAGCTTTAAATCAAGAGAATAGATAG
- a CDS encoding Tex family protein has product MEQMQDKIIKLVHKSLNYKPNQINAVIKLMEEGNTVPFIARYRKEMTGSLDEVEIRDIEETFEYVTKLENRKEEIIRLIDEQGKLTDELKNAIIKAEKHQALEDLYRPYKQKKRTKATIAKEKGLEPLANWLMSFPNNAEPLEEAANYISEEKEVESAELALLGAHEIIAEQISDEPAFREWIRNFTRKFGMVESRGKNIEADEKGVYEMYYEFNEMIGKVASHRVLAFNRGEKEDILRVQVQVDTTKIFAYLFEKVIQNRNSNTRPYVEEAILDAYKRFIGPAIEREIRGELTEKAEEQAIHIFSENLRKLLLQPPLKGKIILGVDPAFRTGCKFSVLDKTGKVLEIGVVYPHTAKARRPEAKQKIAEILSTYQVEVIAIGNGTASRETEQFIVEVIRESNSNAYYCIVNEAGASVYSASETAREEFPDYQVEERSAVSIGRRLQDPLAELVKIDPKSVGVGQYQHDVAQKRLNETLTFVVETAVNQVGVNVNTASASLLQYVAGLNKTVANNIRKFREENGSFTSRKELKKVPRLGAKSYEQSIGFLRILEGENPLDRTAIHPESYKAAEQIVKAAGFELKDIGSTNLKEALQALSIPEEAEKLAIGKETMRDIIDNLIAPGRDLRDELPAPLLKQDVISMDDLKQGMELQGTVRNVVDFGAFVDIGVKQDGLVHISKLSNSFVKNPMDIVSVGDVVTVWVDEVDTKKNRIALTMRNPNGSVK; this is encoded by the coding sequence ATGGAACAAATGCAAGATAAAATAATAAAATTAGTGCATAAATCACTAAACTACAAACCAAATCAAATTAATGCAGTGATAAAATTAATGGAAGAAGGCAATACCGTTCCATTTATCGCCCGTTATCGTAAAGAAATGACTGGCAGCTTGGATGAAGTGGAGATTCGTGATATTGAAGAAACATTTGAATATGTCACTAAATTAGAAAATCGCAAAGAAGAAATTATTCGTTTAATTGATGAACAAGGAAAGTTAACGGATGAACTAAAAAATGCTATTATTAAAGCGGAAAAACATCAAGCATTAGAAGATTTATACCGCCCTTACAAGCAGAAAAAACGCACCAAAGCAACTATTGCCAAAGAAAAAGGTTTAGAACCGCTAGCTAATTGGCTGATGAGTTTTCCAAATAACGCTGAGCCACTAGAGGAAGCAGCAAACTACATTTCAGAAGAAAAAGAAGTCGAGTCAGCAGAATTGGCCTTACTTGGCGCGCACGAGATTATCGCCGAGCAAATTAGTGATGAACCTGCTTTCCGCGAGTGGATTCGTAATTTTACGCGTAAATTCGGAATGGTTGAATCAAGGGGGAAAAACATCGAAGCCGATGAAAAAGGCGTTTATGAAATGTATTATGAATTCAATGAAATGATTGGCAAAGTAGCAAGCCACCGAGTTCTCGCATTTAATCGCGGGGAAAAAGAAGATATTTTACGCGTACAAGTGCAAGTAGATACAACCAAAATCTTCGCTTACTTATTTGAAAAAGTGATTCAAAACCGAAATTCCAATACGCGACCTTATGTAGAAGAAGCCATTTTGGATGCTTATAAACGTTTTATTGGTCCAGCAATTGAGCGTGAAATTCGCGGGGAACTAACAGAAAAAGCCGAAGAACAAGCGATTCATATTTTCTCGGAGAACTTACGCAAACTACTTTTACAACCACCTTTAAAAGGAAAAATAATTCTTGGGGTAGATCCAGCATTCCGAACTGGATGTAAATTTTCTGTGCTTGATAAAACTGGAAAAGTTCTAGAAATCGGAGTCGTTTATCCGCATACTGCCAAAGCCCGTCGACCAGAAGCTAAGCAGAAAATCGCGGAAATTTTATCAACCTATCAAGTAGAAGTAATTGCTATTGGTAACGGAACAGCTTCTCGTGAAACAGAGCAGTTCATTGTCGAAGTAATCCGCGAGTCTAATTCAAATGCTTATTATTGCATCGTGAATGAAGCGGGGGCAAGTGTTTATTCGGCAAGCGAAACAGCTCGTGAAGAATTTCCTGATTATCAAGTAGAAGAACGTAGCGCAGTTTCTATCGGTAGACGTTTACAAGATCCACTTGCAGAACTCGTAAAAATTGATCCGAAATCAGTTGGAGTAGGTCAATACCAACATGATGTTGCCCAAAAACGCTTAAATGAAACGCTCACATTTGTTGTTGAAACAGCGGTTAACCAAGTTGGTGTGAATGTGAATACAGCCTCCGCTTCTCTATTACAATATGTTGCCGGTTTAAATAAAACGGTAGCGAATAACATCCGTAAATTCCGTGAAGAAAATGGTTCTTTCACTTCTCGAAAAGAATTGAAAAAAGTTCCTCGTCTTGGAGCAAAATCATATGAACAAAGTATTGGGTTTTTACGGATTTTAGAAGGCGAAAATCCATTAGATCGTACGGCGATTCATCCAGAAAGCTATAAAGCAGCAGAACAAATCGTAAAAGCTGCTGGATTTGAATTAAAAGATATTGGTAGCACAAATTTAAAAGAAGCACTCCAAGCGTTAAGTATCCCCGAAGAAGCTGAAAAACTAGCTATCGGTAAAGAAACAATGCGTGATATCATTGATAACTTAATTGCTCCAGGTCGCGACCTTCGTGATGAGCTTCCTGCACCACTTTTAAAGCAAGATGTTATTTCGATGGATGATTTAAAACAAGGAATGGAATTACAAGGTACCGTTCGGAATGTGGTTGACTTTGGAGCTTTTGTTGATATTGGCGTTAAACAAGACGGACTTGTACATATTTCCAAATTAAGCAATTCATTCGTCAAAAATCCAATGGATATTGTTTCCGTTGGAGATGTAGTGACAGTTTGGGTGGATGAGGTGGACACGAAGAAAAATCGTATTGCACTAACGATGCGTAATCCAAACGGAAGTGTCAAATAA
- a CDS encoding SprT family protein has product MNQAELQRQMEEVSLQFFQKEFRHQATFNTRLRTTGGRYLLKSHNIEMNPKYLENFGLAYFIDIMKHELCHYHLHLEKKGYQHRDKDFRELLKKVGAPRFCATIPREITMHEYTCKSCAKSFLRQRRFNVNRYRCGNCGGKLMEIGSRKIYTKNS; this is encoded by the coding sequence ATGAATCAAGCAGAATTGCAGCGACAAATGGAAGAAGTGTCACTGCAATTTTTCCAAAAAGAATTCCGGCACCAAGCTACTTTTAATACTAGATTACGCACAACAGGTGGCAGATATTTACTTAAGAGCCATAATATCGAAATGAATCCTAAATACCTTGAAAATTTTGGACTGGCGTATTTCATTGATATTATGAAACATGAATTATGTCATTATCATCTTCATCTAGAGAAAAAAGGCTACCAACATCGCGATAAAGACTTTCGAGAACTACTAAAAAAAGTAGGAGCACCACGATTTTGTGCCACAATTCCGCGTGAAATAACAATGCATGAATATACATGTAAAAGTTGTGCGAAATCCTTTTTAAGGCAGCGTAGATTTAATGTAAACCGTTATCGTTGTGGGAATTGTGGTGGGAAGTTAATGGAAATTGGCTCCCGAAAAATTTATACAAAAAACTCCTAA
- a CDS encoding iron chaperone, producing the protein MDNKLEFSTIDEYIVGTPPETQPILQKIRETIQAAAPEATEKISYQMPTFYFEGNLVHFALAKKHFGFYPASSGIAAFEPELGEYKHSKGAVQFPIDQPVPYDLIAKMVTFRLAENKQKAAEKLAKKNK; encoded by the coding sequence ATGGATAATAAATTAGAGTTTTCAACGATTGATGAGTATATCGTAGGAACACCCCCAGAAACACAACCAATTCTACAGAAAATTAGAGAAACTATCCAAGCGGCGGCTCCAGAAGCAACGGAGAAAATTAGTTATCAGATGCCGACATTTTATTTTGAAGGAAATCTTGTTCACTTTGCACTTGCGAAAAAGCATTTTGGTTTCTATCCTGCTTCAAGCGGTATTGCCGCATTTGAACCCGAGCTTGGTGAATATAAACATTCTAAAGGCGCCGTTCAATTCCCGATTGACCAACCAGTTCCATATGATTTAATTGCAAAAATGGTCACTTTCCGCTTGGCTGAAAACAAACAAAAAGCGGCAGAAAAGCTAGCGAAAAAAAATAAATAA
- the celB gene encoding PTS cellobiose transporter subunit IIC, which yields MNKFMELLGEKLMPFAAKLGENRYLTTLRDAFMLAFPLTMFGSIAVVLMNLPFWSDETKAVLQLYLGNAQSATMSIMTVFVVFGIGYSLSKYYKVEAIYGGAVALASFLILTPFFFNSPDGELITGALSLDRLGAKGMFIGMISGFIAAELYRFFVQRDWTIKMPAGVPPAVAKSFAALIPAILTLSIFLIINVIVQFFFDTNLHDVVYTVIQKPLVGLGSGIVPTLIALFFVQVLWFFGLHGQIIVNSVMDPIWNTLMLENLDAYKAGLPLPHIVTKPFMEVFTVGMGGSGMTLAVVIALAFLMKSKQSKEIGRLALGPGIFNVNEPVLFGMPIVLNATILIPWIIAPLIVTTLNYFVMAAGIVPAPTGVAVPWTVPIVINGILATNSWLGGALQVVDFFIVLVIWYPFLKLVDRTNIVRESQAVDE from the coding sequence TTGAATAAGTTTATGGAGTTACTTGGGGAGAAGTTAATGCCTTTTGCTGCAAAACTGGGAGAGAATAGGTATTTAACAACATTACGAGATGCATTTATGTTGGCATTCCCACTAACTATGTTTGGTTCGATTGCTGTTGTTTTAATGAATTTACCATTTTGGAGCGATGAGACAAAAGCGGTATTACAGTTATACCTTGGGAATGCACAAAGCGCTACGATGAGTATTATGACAGTTTTTGTTGTTTTTGGAATTGGTTATTCCTTATCTAAATATTATAAAGTAGAAGCAATTTATGGGGGTGCTGTTGCCCTTGCTAGTTTCTTGATTTTAACGCCATTTTTCTTTAATAGTCCTGATGGAGAACTTATTACTGGAGCTCTTTCACTTGATCGTCTTGGAGCGAAAGGAATGTTTATCGGGATGATTAGCGGCTTTATTGCTGCAGAATTATATCGATTTTTTGTTCAACGCGATTGGACAATTAAAATGCCAGCAGGAGTTCCACCGGCAGTAGCTAAATCATTTGCAGCACTAATTCCTGCGATTTTAACATTAAGTATCTTTTTAATAATTAATGTTATTGTACAATTCTTCTTCGATACAAACTTACATGATGTTGTTTATACAGTTATTCAAAAGCCATTAGTAGGGCTAGGTTCTGGAATTGTTCCAACTTTAATTGCGCTATTTTTTGTTCAAGTATTGTGGTTTTTCGGGCTACATGGGCAAATTATTGTCAACTCGGTGATGGATCCAATTTGGAACACTTTAATGCTGGAAAACTTAGATGCATATAAGGCTGGGTTACCATTACCGCACATAGTTACCAAACCATTTATGGAAGTATTTACAGTTGGTATGGGTGGTTCGGGGATGACTTTAGCTGTTGTAATTGCGCTAGCCTTCCTAATGAAAAGTAAACAAAGCAAAGAAATTGGTCGATTGGCGCTTGGACCTGGAATTTTTAACGTAAATGAACCGGTGCTTTTTGGGATGCCAATCGTATTGAATGCCACAATTTTAATTCCATGGATTATCGCACCGCTGATAGTGACTACACTGAATTATTTTGTAATGGCAGCTGGTATTGTCCCTGCTCCAACCGGGGTTGCTGTTCCTTGGACTGTGCCAATTGTAATTAATGGTATTCTTGCAACTAACTCTTGGCTAGGAGGCGCACTACAAGTAGTTGATTTCTTTATTGTGCTAGTAATCTGGTATCCATTCTTAAAACTAGTTGATCGCACTAATATCGTGAGAGAATCACAAGCGGTTGATGAATAA
- a CDS encoding GntR family transcriptional regulator, translated as MVKYELIAADIREKINNGTYPPESILPDQVSLCKAYDCSRMTIKKAFDVLALEGLIYRQRGAGTFVMKNALANKQDASLRDYDGLTKMMGDNRISSEIIAFDIAFPDEKIQEQLLIKATQPVYKLIRLRLLDGKPYVLEHTTMPADIVPGLTKDILHHSIYAYLQNSLGLVLSGAFRKINADKPSAYDKEYLACGEHDPVLEVEQVVYLKDGRPVEYSRSRHRYDTRSFIMVDHREK; from the coding sequence TTGGTTAAGTATGAATTGATTGCAGCAGATATACGCGAAAAAATAAACAACGGTACTTACCCACCAGAATCCATTCTTCCTGATCAAGTGAGCTTATGTAAAGCCTATGATTGTAGCAGAATGACGATAAAAAAAGCCTTTGACGTTTTAGCGCTTGAAGGGCTTATTTACAGACAACGTGGCGCGGGAACTTTCGTCATGAAAAATGCCTTAGCTAATAAGCAAGATGCGAGTTTACGGGATTATGATGGTTTGACAAAAATGATGGGAGACAACCGAATCTCAAGTGAAATAATTGCATTCGATATTGCGTTTCCAGATGAAAAAATACAAGAACAACTTTTAATTAAAGCAACTCAACCGGTGTACAAATTAATTCGCTTACGTCTACTGGACGGGAAACCTTATGTGTTAGAACATACAACGATGCCAGCAGATATAGTTCCAGGTCTTACAAAAGATATTTTACATCATTCGATTTATGCTTATTTACAGAATTCACTTGGACTCGTGCTAAGTGGCGCATTTCGGAAAATTAATGCCGATAAACCATCTGCCTATGATAAAGAGTACTTGGCATGCGGGGAACATGATCCAGTGCTTGAAGTAGAACAAGTCGTTTATTTAAAAGACGGAAGACCTGTTGAATATTCGAGGTCTAGACATCGCTATGATACAAGAAGTTTTATTATGGTTGATCATCGCGAAAAATAA
- a CDS encoding OsmC family protein → MELVKNGKVLELVHPNGNWTLIKEEGFSPVQITVAAVAACSGYVYQTLLEKKRIELNDITIHTDYEQDQESAVHVLTKINVTFTVDLVDKSNQAKAEKAVHLVKDACPVAKSLDPSIEINEIVVFK, encoded by the coding sequence ATGGAGTTAGTGAAGAACGGAAAAGTATTAGAACTTGTGCATCCAAATGGAAACTGGACATTAATTAAAGAAGAAGGTTTTTCTCCAGTTCAAATAACAGTAGCGGCAGTTGCAGCTTGTAGCGGTTATGTTTACCAAACTTTACTTGAAAAGAAACGAATTGAGTTAAATGACATTACTATTCATACTGACTATGAGCAAGATCAAGAAAGTGCCGTTCATGTTTTAACCAAAATCAATGTCACTTTTACAGTTGATTTAGTAGATAAAAGCAATCAAGCAAAGGCGGAAAAAGCAGTTCATTTAGTAAAGGATGCTTGCCCGGTTGCAAAAAGTTTGGACCCTTCCATTGAAATTAATGAAATAGTCGTTTTTAAATAA